In Candidatus Nanosynbacter lyticus, one genomic interval encodes:
- a CDS encoding GNAT family N-acetyltransferase — MEIRPMTITDYPGVYELWTSSAGMGLNNLDDSEEGIGRFLDRNPTTCFVATEEREIAGAIIAGHDGRRGYIYHTAVAEQYKRQGIGRKLAESALKALSEEGINKVALLVFNSNDGAKKFWEKLGFTARTPEEGDDVVYYNKALANITRIDT, encoded by the coding sequence ATGGAAATCAGACCAATGACAATTACCGACTATCCTGGAGTCTATGAACTTTGGACATCAAGCGCAGGCATGGGCCTAAATAACCTGGATGATTCAGAAGAGGGAATTGGCAGATTCTTAGACCGCAACCCGACAACATGTTTTGTAGCAACAGAAGAAAGAGAGATCGCCGGAGCGATTATAGCCGGTCACGACGGTAGGCGCGGCTATATTTATCATACCGCGGTCGCCGAGCAATATAAGAGACAGGGAATTGGCCGAAAATTGGCCGAATCAGCACTAAAGGCCTTAAGCGAAGAAGGCATTAATAAGGTTGCATTGCTAGTATTCAATAGCAATGATGGGGCTAAAAAATTCTGGGAGAAGCTAGGATTTACAGCGCGAACACCAGAGGAAGGCGACGATGTTGTGTATTACAATAAAGCCCTGGCAAACATAACGCGAATTGATACATGA